A window of the Scleropages formosus chromosome 21, fSclFor1.1, whole genome shotgun sequence genome harbors these coding sequences:
- the tmem229a gene encoding transmembrane protein 229A, with protein MASGRRDSQSARRLDGATPRKQRQRAEGTRGAARALPPWMRLYFYGMHGITLDVVLSSVHAFLEDSDPRLLGFSSPYLCVVHSVSHFVLEKIYSQKKSFRGPPALFHCVFYPCVYIGLQALIGNTLVAASDRAGLSATRLALQYVIALYYSQVFHRGFLRLQYRRPAGRESHAPLPPPPPSPPSPRGSERALPGPVRFAFFGMHGFLDEVVFTSVFNLIEKSGGSLRGHTSLWSFLMYGSCSFVVEKLYVHLHFERGWNAWKRLPIYVGFIYAWELSWGLALRRYNACSWDYSHYPLNFMGLVTLLYLPGWVCLSLYQDVLSNVLMCVVCARDDAPRGASIQRQAGARGMLTPAVRCSATRNGAE; from the coding sequence GAAGCAGCGGCAGCGCGCGGAGGGCACGCGAGGGGCGGCGCGAGCGCTGCCGCCGTGGATGCGCCTCTACTTCTACGGCATGCACGGGATCACGCTGGACGTGGTCCTGTCGTCGGTGCACGCGTTCCTGGAGGACAGCGACCCGCGGCTGCTGGGCTTCTCGTCGCCCTACCTGTGCGTCGTGCACTCGGTGAGCCACTTCGTGCTGGAGAAGATCTACTCGCAGAAGAAGAGCTTTCGGGGGCCACCCGCGCTCTTCCACTGCGTCTTCTACCCCTGCGTGTACATCGGTCTGCAGGCGCTCATCGGAAACACGCTGGTGGCGGCGAGCGATCGCGCCGGGCTCTCGGCGACGCGGCTCGCGCTCCAGTACGTGATCGCGCTCTACTACTCGCAGGTGTTCCACAGGGGCTTCCTGCGCCTGCAGTACCGCCGTCCGGCGGGGCGCGAATCGCAcgcgccgctgccgccgccgccgccgtcgccgccgTCGCCTCGGGGCTCCGAGCGCGCGCTGCCGGGCCCCGTGCGCTTCGCCTTCTTCGGCATGCACGGCTTCCTGGACGAGGTGGTCTTCACCTCCGTGTTCAACCTGATCGAGAAGTCGGGCGGCAGCCTGCGCGGACACACGTCCCTCTGGTCCTTCCTCATGTACGGCAGCTGCAGCTTCGTCGTGGAGAAGCTCTACGTGCACCTGCACTTCGAGCGCGGCTGGAACGCGTGGAAGAGGCTGCCCATCTACGTGGGCTTCATCTACGCGTGGGAGCTGTCGTGGGGCCTGGCGCTGCGCCGCTACAACGCGTGCTCGTGGGACTACTCGCACTACCCGCTCAACTTCATGGGGCTCGTTACGCTGCTCTACCTGCCCGGGTGGGTGTGTCTGAGCCTGTACCAGGACGTGCTCTCCAACGTGCTCATGTGCGTCGTTTGCGCCCGGGACGACGCTCCGCGGGGGGCTTCGATCCAAAGACAGGCTGGCGCGCGCGGCATGTTAACGCCCGCCGTGCGCTGCTCCGCGACACGAAACGGCGCAGAGTAA